A part of Ignavibacteriales bacterium genomic DNA contains:
- a CDS encoding serine hydrolase, with translation MKKIILLSIVIGLITVYSNNSRNGNSDSTKYAVVISNDTCKLIDNYLTKLTNEKNFSGGLLIVKDGKKIFSKGYGWADKDKRILFTSSTLASIGSITKAFTAAAIMKLVEQNELSLDDQLKKYFPTIPEDKANITIHQLLTHSSGFHEFLKQDGGDYEKINTEEFLNRAFAEPLAFKPGEKAVYTNVGFSVLGIIIEQVSGLDYEEFLKTNLFQPLGIKDIGYHYPAASNDTIAIGYRNGKIWGTHQQHFEQAGGGPYWNLKANGGLEVSLDEMFLWANSFTNHSILSESTIQKMFTAHIQEEGYNGESFFGYGCNILQSRRNTKMIDNGGSNGIYFARLIRLPEEGLVFYMVTNESSIHTMMVLPNVTQLYFNGKIEQDALTMQPVFQNQTAKQIYEILEEPTTTDLATELNKNKIKVEDDMVLLEVGQLLIQENKTDKALVLYKFYTKTFPNIVVAWNDLGDIYLTQNNKDEAIKCYQQALKIRPENPRAKESLDKLTK, from the coding sequence ATGAAAAAAATAATCCTTCTCTCAATCGTGATTGGTTTGATAACTGTTTACTCAAACAACTCCCGAAATGGTAATTCCGACAGCACAAAATACGCTGTTGTAATCAGCAACGACACTTGCAAACTAATTGATAACTACCTTACAAAACTTACCAACGAGAAAAACTTTTCCGGCGGACTTCTTATCGTAAAAGACGGAAAGAAAATATTTAGCAAAGGTTACGGCTGGGCAGACAAGGACAAGAGAATTCTATTCACATCAAGTACATTAGCATCTATCGGCAGCATTACAAAAGCATTTACAGCTGCTGCAATTATGAAGTTAGTGGAGCAAAATGAATTATCACTTGACGACCAACTGAAAAAATATTTTCCAACCATTCCTGAAGACAAGGCAAACATTACAATTCATCAATTGCTTACTCACTCATCAGGCTTTCACGAGTTTTTAAAACAAGACGGCGGCGACTACGAAAAAATAAATACAGAGGAATTTTTAAACCGGGCATTTGCAGAACCATTGGCATTTAAGCCTGGAGAGAAAGCAGTTTACACCAATGTTGGTTTTAGTGTTTTGGGGATAATCATTGAGCAAGTTTCAGGACTTGACTACGAAGAGTTTTTAAAAACAAATCTGTTTCAACCTCTGGGAATAAAAGACATTGGCTACCATTACCCTGCTGCATCGAACGATACTATCGCCATCGGTTACCGAAACGGAAAAATTTGGGGAACACACCAACAACATTTTGAACAGGCTGGCGGCGGACCTTATTGGAACTTAAAAGCCAACGGAGGATTAGAAGTTTCATTAGACGAAATGTTTTTGTGGGCAAACAGCTTTACTAATCATTCTATTCTTAGTGAATCAACTATTCAGAAAATGTTTACAGCACACATTCAGGAGGAAGGATACAATGGTGAATCTTTTTTTGGCTATGGCTGCAATATTTTACAAAGCAGGCGAAACACCAAAATGATAGATAACGGAGGAAGTAATGGGATTTATTTTGCAAGATTAATTCGCCTTCCCGAAGAAGGATTGGTATTTTATATGGTAACAAATGAAAGTTCGATTCATACAATGATGGTTTTACCGAATGTAACTCAGCTTTATTTCAATGGAAAAATAGAGCAAGACGCTTTGACAATGCAACCAGTATTTCAGAATCAAACAGCAAAACAAATTTATGAAATACTTGAAGAACCAACTACCACTGACTTAGCTACTGAGCTAAATAAAAATAAAATTAAGGTTGAAGATGATATGGTTTTATTGGAAGTTGGACAATTACTAATTCAAGAAAATAAAACCGACAAGGCATTAGTCCTTTATAAATTCTACACTAAAACTTTCCCAAACATTGTAGTTGCCTGGAATGACTTAGGCGATATCTATCTAACTCAAAATAATAAAGACGAAGCAATTAAATGCTATCAACAAGCACTGAAAATACGACCAGAAAATCCAAGAGCGAAGGAATCGTTAGACAAGTTGACAAAATGA
- a CDS encoding GIY-YIG nuclease family protein, which translates to MDKYFTYILFSPKINKYYVGSTDNIQWRLERHNLGWGRFTKSGIPWELVYFEQYDSKSDCLKREREIKNKKSRKYIEDLIRHAAGRPE; encoded by the coding sequence ATGGACAAATATTTTACTTATATCTTATTCTCTCCTAAAATCAACAAATACTATGTTGGTTCTACAGACAATATTCAATGGCGATTAGAAAGGCACAATCTCGGTTGGGGCAGATTCACAAAATCTGGTATTCCCTGGGAACTTGTTTACTTTGAGCAATATGATTCTAAATCTGATTGCCTCAAACGTGAACGTGAAATTAAAAACAAAAAAAGTAGAAAATATATTGAGGATTTAATTCGTCACGCAGCAGGTCGTCCCGAATGA
- a CDS encoding dihydrofolate reductase family protein: MRKIISFMHISLDGFVAGPNREMDWIKVDQEIFDHVVKRISKGDTSLYGRVTYELMESYWPTAAEKPTATKHDIEHSKWYSKVHKVVLSKTMNDKGLNNTTIISDNLSDRMNELKENGNNEILLFGSPTATHSLIQQNLIDGYWLFVNPIILGQGIPLFADIKDKIKLKLLTTRQFNCGVTELNYTIDR, encoded by the coding sequence ATGAGAAAAATAATTTCATTTATGCACATATCGCTTGACGGTTTTGTAGCCGGACCAAACAGAGAAATGGATTGGATCAAAGTTGATCAAGAAATTTTTGATCATGTCGTAAAACGGATAAGCAAAGGCGATACTTCATTATATGGACGAGTAACTTATGAGTTGATGGAAAGTTATTGGCCTACCGCAGCAGAAAAGCCGACAGCAACCAAGCACGACATTGAACATTCAAAGTGGTATAGCAAAGTTCACAAAGTTGTTTTATCAAAAACAATGAATGACAAGGGTTTAAATAATACAACAATTATTAGCGACAACCTTTCGGACAGAATGAATGAATTAAAGGAAAATGGTAATAATGAAATCTTGCTTTTTGGCAGCCCGACAGCAACACATTCACTTATTCAACAAAACTTAATTGACGGCTATTGGCTATTTGTGAATCCAATTATTCTTGGACAAGGAATTCCATTGTTTGCAGACATAAAAGACAAAATAAAACTAAAACTCTTGACTACCCGTCAATTTAATTGCGGGGTGACAGAACTGAATTACACAATAGACAGATAA
- a CDS encoding DUF1801 domain-containing protein produces MDTITYNNNLSSDDKAICDLLFQEINKHLHEADNKIWHRHPVWFIDGNPIVGYSKEKRGIRLMFWSGASFDEEKLMVRGEKFKDASIFYNSVVEINTKDLKRWLGKSEKIQWDYKNIVKRKGQLERLK; encoded by the coding sequence ATGGACACGATTACATACAATAACAATCTTTCTTCTGACGACAAAGCAATTTGCGATTTGCTTTTTCAGGAGATAAACAAACACCTGCACGAGGCAGACAACAAAATCTGGCATAGACATCCCGTTTGGTTTATAGATGGCAACCCTATTGTAGGATACAGTAAAGAAAAACGTGGCATTCGCCTGATGTTTTGGAGCGGTGCAAGTTTTGACGAAGAAAAACTGATGGTAAGAGGAGAAAAATTTAAAGACGCTTCGATATTTTACAACAGTGTTGTTGAAATCAACACAAAAGATTTGAAACGCTGGTTAGGCAAATCTGAAAAAATACAATGGGATTATAAAAACATCGTTAAAAGAAAAGGACAATTAGAAAGATTGAAATGA
- a CDS encoding DUF1801 domain-containing protein: MTEKKSKLVEIKTKPTAASVEDFINNIKDEQKRTDSFVLLEMMRKASGEEPVLWCSSVIGFGIKRYKSPATGREVDWLRIGFSPRKANLSLYITTGINEHAAALKKLGKHKVGVGCLYINKLEEINMKVLKGIIDSSLNRK, encoded by the coding sequence ATGACTGAGAAAAAATCAAAATTAGTTGAAATAAAAACAAAGCCTACCGCTGCAAGTGTGGAGGATTTTATCAATAATATTAAGGACGAACAAAAGCGTACAGACAGTTTTGTGCTTTTGGAAATGATGAGAAAAGCTTCTGGTGAAGAGCCAGTCTTATGGTGCAGTTCAGTCATCGGTTTTGGCATTAAAAGATACAAAAGTCCCGCCACAGGAAGAGAAGTTGATTGGCTCCGGATAGGTTTCTCCCCCCGTAAAGCAAATCTATCATTATACATTACCACAGGTATTAATGAGCATGCTGCTGCTCTTAAAAAACTCGGCAAGCACAAGGTGGGTGTTGGCTGCCTCTATATAAATAAGTTGGAGGAGATAAATATGAAAGTTTTAAAGGGAATCATAGATTCATCATTAAATCGAAAGTAG
- a CDS encoding dihydrofolate reductase family protein, producing the protein MSKIIFDSGISLDGFFAGDNRSPSNPMGGVSGKIHSWMLIQKAFWEYLGFDGGKEDGPDGKFIRETIARTGAFIMGKRMFEEGEASWPEDLYKADVYVLTQEKREPWVQKGTTTFYFINDGIQSALEKAKQSAKGKDIRIQGGANTIQQFLNAGLVDEFFIHIAPVFLGSGIRLFDSIDKDIYDIQIIEVIPSDLTTHLRYKLTKK; encoded by the coding sequence ATGAGCAAAATTATCTTTGACAGCGGAATATCACTTGATGGCTTCTTCGCAGGTGATAATCGAAGTCCAAGCAATCCAATGGGAGGTGTTTCAGGAAAAATTCATAGTTGGATGCTTATTCAAAAAGCATTCTGGGAATACTTAGGGTTCGATGGAGGCAAAGAGGACGGACCTGATGGTAAATTTATTAGAGAGACAATTGCAAGAACAGGTGCATTCATTATGGGGAAACGAATGTTTGAGGAAGGCGAAGCCAGTTGGCCAGAAGACTTATACAAAGCAGATGTTTATGTGCTTACACAAGAAAAACGTGAACCTTGGGTTCAAAAAGGAACAACCACTTTTTATTTCATCAATGATGGAATACAAAGTGCTTTGGAAAAAGCAAAACAATCAGCTAAAGGTAAGGACATAAGAATACAGGGTGGAGCAAATACTATTCAACAATTTCTTAATGCAGGACTTGTTGACGAATTTTTCATCCACATTGCTCCTGTTTTTCTAGGAAGCGGTATCAGACTATTTGACAGTATTGACAAAGATATTTATGATATACAAATCATAGAAGTAATACCTTCGGATTTAACAACACATTTGAGATACAAATTGACTAAGAAGTAA
- a CDS encoding VOC family protein — translation MKRVTGIGGIFFKSNDPKQITEWYKKHLGLDANPYGATFEWYESPDSTKKAQTQWTPFAQDSKYFDKDFMINYRVENLEALVEELKKEGVTIVDKIETYDYGKFVHILDGEGNKVQLWEAID, via the coding sequence ATGAAACGAGTAACAGGAATTGGGGGTATTTTCTTCAAAAGCAACGACCCAAAACAAATTACAGAATGGTATAAAAAACACCTTGGGTTAGATGCAAATCCTTATGGTGCAACTTTTGAATGGTACGAAAGCCCAGACAGTACAAAAAAAGCACAAACACAGTGGACACCATTTGCACAAGATTCAAAATACTTTGACAAGGACTTTATGATAAATTACCGAGTTGAAAACTTGGAAGCGCTTGTTGAAGAACTGAAAAAAGAAGGCGTAACAATTGTAGACAAAATTGAAACTTACGACTATGGTAAGTTTGTTCACATTCTTGACGGAGAAGGGAACAAAGTTCAACTTTGGGAAGCAATTGACTAA
- the bla gene encoding subclass B1 metallo-beta-lactamase → MKLLIKTLLIIISVIVLNCGSQKQDAFKSKEVYKSNDLVITQITENSFVHTSFLQTNDFGNVPCNGLIARDNNEAIIFDTPTNNKSSEELIKWINETLHCKINAIIPTHFHDDCLGGLKAFEEDHIPSYANVKTIELAKENNLVVPRNGVADTLTLKVGNEIITVKFFGEGHTKDNVVGYFPSEKIMFGGCLIKELDAGKGYLGDANVIDWSSTVERVKMEYPDMKIVVPGHGEYGDKKLLDYTIKLFKAQ, encoded by the coding sequence ATGAAATTATTAATTAAAACACTATTGATTATTATTTCAGTCATTGTTTTAAATTGCGGCTCTCAAAAACAAGACGCGTTTAAATCTAAAGAGGTTTACAAATCCAATGATTTAGTTATTACCCAAATTACCGAAAATTCTTTTGTGCATACTTCTTTCTTACAAACAAATGATTTTGGGAATGTGCCTTGTAACGGACTAATTGCGAGAGATAATAATGAAGCGATTATTTTCGACACACCGACTAATAACAAAAGCTCAGAAGAATTAATCAAATGGATAAACGAAACTCTTCATTGCAAAATAAATGCTATTATTCCAACTCATTTTCACGACGACTGTTTAGGCGGACTAAAAGCATTTGAAGAAGATCATATTCCTTCTTATGCAAATGTAAAAACAATCGAACTTGCAAAAGAAAATAATTTAGTTGTTCCCAGGAATGGTGTTGCTGATACCCTAACTCTAAAAGTTGGCAATGAAATTATTACAGTAAAATTTTTCGGGGAGGGACATACGAAAGATAATGTAGTGGGCTATTTCCCAAGTGAAAAAATAATGTTTGGCGGTTGCTTAATAAAAGAATTAGATGCCGGTAAAGGTTATTTAGGCGACGCTAATGTTATAGATTGGTCAAGTACAGTTGAAAGAGTTAAAATGGAATATCCAGATATGAAAATTGTTGTTCCGGGACATGGAGAATATGGTGACAAAAAATTACTTGATTATACAATAAAATTATTCAAGGCTCAATAA
- a CDS encoding DUF1801 domain-containing protein codes for MKVQEQIKNYIATQPEAKRADIEALHKRILKVLPKCKLWFLDGKDDNGKTVSNPKIGYGLQTIKYADGKTKEFYQIGISANTTGISVYIIGIEDKKYLAANFGEKIGKAIVSGYCIKFKSLKEINTDILFEAIQFGIKVSTEKSEFNRIKQ; via the coding sequence ATGAAAGTACAAGAACAAATCAAAAATTATATTGCTACTCAGCCTGAAGCAAAACGTGCGGACATTGAAGCTTTGCACAAACGCATACTTAAAGTATTGCCAAAATGTAAATTATGGTTCTTAGACGGCAAAGACGATAATGGTAAAACTGTTTCTAATCCTAAAATAGGGTATGGGCTTCAAACAATAAAATATGCTGATGGAAAGACCAAAGAGTTTTATCAAATTGGAATAAGTGCAAACACAACAGGAATATCTGTCTATATCATTGGTATTGAGGATAAGAAATATTTAGCAGCAAATTTTGGAGAAAAAATAGGAAAGGCAATTGTAAGCGGATATTGCATTAAGTTTAAATCATTAAAAGAAATAAATACTGATATACTTTTTGAAGCTATTCAATTTGGAATTAAAGTTTCGACTGAAAAAAGTGAATTCAATAGAATAAAGCAGTAA
- a CDS encoding DUF2200 domain-containing protein, with amino-acid sequence MKTTLEHDKRIAKMTFASVYPHYFTKVESKGRTKKELHQVIEWLTGYDDKKLQQLNDAKETFETFFKKAKLNPNATLIKGVICGYRIEEIANPLTRQARYLDKLVDELAKGRKMEKILRTV; translated from the coding sequence ATGAAAACAACACTCGAACACGATAAGCGAATAGCAAAAATGACATTTGCTTCGGTTTATCCGCACTACTTCACAAAAGTGGAGAGCAAAGGCAGAACAAAAAAAGAATTGCATCAAGTAATAGAATGGCTGACGGGTTATGATGATAAAAAACTTCAACAACTTAACGACGCGAAAGAAACTTTCGAAACATTTTTTAAGAAAGCAAAACTAAACCCAAACGCTACATTGATTAAAGGAGTAATTTGCGGTTATCGAATTGAAGAAATTGCAAATCCTTTAACCAGGCAAGCCAGGTATCTTGACAAGTTGGTAGATGAATTAGCGAAGGGACGGAAGATGGAAAAGATTTTGCGAACTGTATAA
- a CDS encoding VOC family protein: MASINPHINFNGNAEEAFNFYKSVFGGEFAKIMRFKDLASPEFPVAKHEANKIMHIALPIGKSILMANDVPEILGRTNENENRSKIVISAESKEEADKLFNGLSAGGQIEMTISDSPWGSYFGMFRDKYGIEWMVDFDPKYKGNTN, translated from the coding sequence ATGGCAAGTATCAATCCTCACATTAACTTTAACGGAAATGCCGAAGAAGCATTCAACTTTTACAAATCAGTATTTGGCGGAGAGTTCGCAAAAATAATGCGTTTCAAAGATTTAGCAAGTCCCGAATTCCCGGTAGCAAAGCATGAAGCAAACAAAATAATGCACATTGCTTTACCAATTGGTAAAAGTATTTTAATGGCTAATGATGTACCTGAAATACTGGGACGAACAAACGAAAATGAGAACAGAAGTAAAATTGTAATTAGTGCAGAAAGCAAAGAAGAAGCTGACAAATTATTCAATGGACTTTCGGCAGGCGGACAAATTGAAATGACTATTTCTGACAGCCCCTGGGGTTCATACTTTGGTATGTTTAGAGACAAATATGGAATCGAATGGATGGTGGACTTTGATCCAAAATATAAAGGCAATACAAATTGA
- a CDS encoding nuclear transport factor 2 family protein, with amino-acid sequence MTKSEIAQAFSGGQFEKCLNYLTDQTIWNTPGEQFLTGRKEIEPFCKNITAYFSRVTSNFKQLNLIENDRCVAINGTAEFIREGKRVAFVSSCDVYEFDLDNKILSINSYCITERQEKE; translated from the coding sequence ATGACGAAATCAGAAATAGCACAAGCGTTCTCAGGCGGACAATTTGAAAAGTGTTTGAACTACTTAACTGACCAAACTATTTGGAATACTCCAGGTGAGCAATTCTTGACAGGCAGAAAGGAAATAGAACCTTTCTGTAAAAACATAACAGCTTACTTTAGTAGAGTAACTTCAAATTTCAAACAACTCAATCTTATAGAAAATGACCGTTGTGTTGCTATCAATGGGACAGCAGAATTTATCCGTGAAGGGAAAAGAGTTGCATTTGTTTCCTCATGTGACGTTTACGAATTTGACTTGGACAACAAAATTTTAAGTATCAATTCTTATTGTATAACTGAGCGACAGGAGAAGGAATGA
- a CDS encoding ATP-dependent 6-phosphofructokinase yields MAKVKKVTRIGVLTGGGDCPGLNAVIRGVTKPAQDYGMTVFGIIDGFEGLVEGRAKELRNEDVSGILSQGGTILGSSNKGDPFHWPIEQNGKIEIVDKSKEALQNYYAWNLDALIAIGGDGTMHICNKLGKLGMNIVGVPKTIDNDLEATDMTFGHDSAVYVVSMALDRLHTTASSHHRVIVCEVMGRYAGWIALNGGLSGGADIILIPEIPFSWEKVYDKIKNRELMGKKFSLVCVAEGAKAKDGQMVLKGQDVKRHDPRQLGGIGEVVAKKIEENTGRETRVTVLGHLQRGGSPTPYDRILSTKFGYFAIELASKQKFGRMVALKGSEIKNVLIADAISHQKLVKEDNQAVQCAKAIGISFGD; encoded by the coding sequence ATGGCAAAAGTTAAAAAGGTAACGAGAATAGGAGTACTTACAGGCGGGGGCGATTGTCCCGGATTAAATGCCGTAATAAGAGGAGTAACAAAACCCGCACAAGATTATGGTATGACTGTCTTCGGAATTATAGATGGATTCGAAGGATTGGTCGAAGGTCGTGCAAAGGAATTACGAAACGAGGATGTTTCCGGAATACTTTCACAAGGTGGAACAATACTCGGTTCTTCAAACAAAGGCGATCCATTCCATTGGCCCATTGAACAGAATGGTAAAATTGAAATCGTTGATAAGTCCAAGGAAGCTTTACAAAATTATTATGCATGGAACCTCGATGCTCTAATCGCTATTGGAGGCGATGGCACAATGCACATCTGTAATAAACTTGGCAAACTTGGAATGAATATCGTCGGGGTTCCCAAAACCATTGATAATGATCTCGAAGCTACTGATATGACTTTCGGACACGATTCTGCAGTGTATGTCGTATCAATGGCATTGGATAGACTGCACACAACAGCATCGTCACATCATCGCGTAATTGTTTGCGAGGTTATGGGCAGATACGCCGGCTGGATAGCATTAAACGGCGGTCTGTCTGGTGGTGCGGATATAATTTTGATTCCTGAAATTCCTTTCTCATGGGAAAAAGTTTATGATAAAATTAAAAATAGAGAATTGATGGGTAAAAAATTCAGTTTAGTATGTGTTGCCGAAGGTGCGAAGGCGAAGGATGGTCAAATGGTATTAAAAGGGCAAGATGTTAAAAGACACGATCCGCGTCAACTCGGTGGTATCGGTGAGGTGGTAGCTAAAAAGATTGAAGAAAATACAGGTCGTGAAACCCGAGTTACAGTTTTAGGACATTTGCAGCGAGGTGGAAGTCCCACTCCATATGATCGAATCCTTTCAACAAAGTTTGGCTATTTTGCTATAGAACTAGCGTCGAAACAAAAATTTGGAAGAATGGTTGCACTAAAAGGAAGTGAAATAAAAAATGTTCTAATTGCTGATGCAATCTCACACCAAAAATTAGTTAAGGAGGATAACCAGGCAGTTCAGTGTGCAAAGGCAATAGGAATTTCTTTTGGTGATTAA
- a CDS encoding agmatine deiminase family protein: protein MKKLNYLFYFILLTLLYSCSQKNKTEFYLPAEWEPQSGVIVGGLDDTATFEMVSQLAKEMKVFCLVSDSTMETYKKKLSAVGVNLDSIQFLTSSTEFSYAQRDGVIFLKNGMGEKRLVNFAWNMYGWYFDPTIKNYIDKDKKKRELYTSLHLKAFPYPVFTSSMVNEGGAIETNGKGTILQVESVNMHRNPTMTKELQEAELKKVLNVKKIIWLKEGAAEDPSGWGTLITENYFGIGVKGHLDEFCRFVNENTILISFPDSLEATHDPVKKITLERMKINYEILKNATDQDGKPFTIVKMPVPDIDYMTFALDTTSNNDEIKFLSQQILFEQKRFSVGDTVHFVPSSSYLNFLITNKTVFESKYWTEGQPESSKTKDEKAKQILQQYFPDKKIYQINTAETNHNGGGLHCWSMQVPE, encoded by the coding sequence ATGAAAAAGTTGAATTATTTATTTTACTTCATACTACTTACACTTCTTTATTCGTGTAGCCAGAAAAATAAAACTGAATTCTACCTTCCGGCAGAGTGGGAACCGCAGTCAGGTGTTATTGTAGGCGGACTTGATGATACTGCCACATTTGAAATGGTAAGTCAACTCGCAAAAGAAATGAAAGTATTCTGTCTTGTTTCCGATTCTACGATGGAAACTTACAAAAAGAAATTATCTGCAGTTGGTGTAAACTTAGATTCTATTCAGTTTTTGACCTCATCAACTGAATTTAGCTATGCCCAGCGTGACGGGGTGATCTTTTTAAAAAATGGAATGGGCGAAAAGAGGCTGGTAAATTTTGCCTGGAATATGTATGGCTGGTATTTTGATCCAACAATCAAAAATTATATAGACAAGGATAAGAAAAAGAGAGAACTATATACTTCCCTTCATCTAAAGGCGTTTCCGTATCCTGTATTTACCTCTTCTATGGTTAACGAAGGCGGCGCTATTGAAACAAATGGGAAAGGAACCATTTTACAAGTAGAATCAGTAAACATGCATCGTAACCCAACTATGACTAAAGAATTGCAGGAAGCTGAACTTAAAAAGGTGCTTAATGTAAAAAAGATAATATGGTTAAAAGAGGGTGCGGCAGAAGATCCGTCTGGATGGGGAACGTTAATAACTGAAAACTATTTTGGCATTGGAGTAAAGGGGCACTTAGATGAATTTTGCCGATTTGTAAATGAAAATACCATTTTAATTTCCTTCCCCGACTCCTTAGAAGCAACACACGACCCGGTAAAAAAAATAACACTGGAGAGAATGAAAATAAATTATGAAATTTTAAAAAATGCTACTGACCAGGATGGAAAGCCATTCACTATTGTTAAAATGCCGGTGCCTGATATTGATTACATGACTTTTGCATTAGACACAACCAGTAATAATGATGAAATAAAATTCCTTTCTCAACAAATTCTTTTTGAACAAAAAAGATTTTCAGTTGGCGACACCGTTCATTTTGTACCATCTAGTAGTTATCTTAATTTTTTGATTACAAACAAAACGGTATTTGAGTCGAAATATTGGACAGAAGGACAACCTGAAAGTTCTAAAACAAAAGATGAGAAAGCGAAACAAATATTACAACAATATTTTCCAGATAAAAAAATCTACCAGATAAACACAGCAGAAACTAACCACAATGGAGGTGGGCTTCATTGCTGGAGCATGCAAGTACCTGAATAG
- the rnhC gene encoding ribonuclease HIII, translating into MMNKVESTALKIIKNYSQVFTKNGFKVFMIDRKDYNYEAVITDNKDKVKLLVFFGKKGNKVVLQGNSDHKLYKEIHDSVFGTNLFTQGREVESEPDIYIGTDESGKGDYFGPLVICGVIMNASLADYFKRIGVKDSKLIDDHSILNIADKIKNVLGNKFSVLKIKPLKYNELQQQFGNINKLLGWAHSEVIKNLLQIQRVEKVICDKFGKPEHIDKYFAGGDYENKIFQYTKAERFLGVAAASIIARAEVVNWFKLASEKLQYEIPLGASSAVDRTASYLKKIYGSEFLSKLVKLHFKNSSKLK; encoded by the coding sequence ATGATGAATAAAGTTGAGTCAACCGCACTGAAAATTATTAAAAATTATAGCCAGGTTTTTACTAAAAATGGTTTTAAAGTCTTCATGATTGATCGTAAAGACTACAACTATGAAGCAGTGATAACTGATAATAAAGATAAAGTAAAGTTACTTGTTTTTTTTGGAAAGAAAGGGAATAAGGTTGTATTGCAGGGTAACTCCGATCATAAACTTTACAAAGAAATTCACGATAGTGTGTTTGGAACAAATCTGTTTACTCAAGGCAGGGAAGTTGAATCCGAACCGGATATTTACATCGGGACAGATGAATCAGGGAAGGGGGATTACTTTGGTCCGCTGGTTATTTGCGGAGTAATTATGAATGCTTCACTTGCTGATTATTTCAAACGAATCGGTGTTAAAGACAGCAAGCTGATAGATGATCATTCAATTTTAAATATCGCCGATAAAATAAAAAATGTACTCGGAAATAAATTTTCAGTTTTGAAAATAAAGCCTTTAAAATATAACGAGCTTCAGCAGCAATTTGGGAATATTAATAAACTGCTTGGCTGGGCGCATTCAGAGGTGATTAAAAATCTTCTGCAAATTCAAAGAGTGGAAAAAGTAATTTGCGATAAATTTGGCAAGCCTGAACACATTGATAAATATTTTGCGGGTGGAGATTATGAAAATAAAATATTTCAGTACACAAAAGCTGAAAGATTTTTAGGAGTTGCAGCAGCTTCAATTATTGCAAGGGCGGAGGTAGTAAATTGGTTCAAACTCGCATCTGAAAAATTACAATATGAAATTCCTCTGGGTGCTTCAAGTGCGGTGGATCGAACCGCTTCCTACTTGAAAAAAATTTATGGTTCGGAGTTTTTAAGTAAATTAGTAAAACTGCATTTTAAAAATTCTTCAAAATTAAAATGA
- a CDS encoding YdeI/OmpD-associated family protein, with protein MTSSKNIIHNISNGILHEIPEDMKKALTSNEQILVRWNSLTPIQRNEWICWVTIVKKTETRLEHIARMVEELKDGKRQPCCWPGCPHRRPNAKKWFKNISK; from the coding sequence ATGACCAGTTCAAAAAATATTATCCATAATATCTCAAATGGTATTCTACACGAAATTCCGGAAGACATGAAGAAGGCATTGACTTCTAATGAACAAATTCTTGTCCGCTGGAATAGCCTGACCCCAATTCAACGCAACGAGTGGATTTGTTGGGTTACTATCGTCAAAAAAACAGAGACGAGATTAGAACATATTGCTCGAATGGTTGAAGAATTAAAAGACGGTAAACGACAACCTTGTTGCTGGCCTGGCTGCCCTCACCGGAGACCAAATGCAAAAAAATGGTTTAAAAACATTTCAAAATAA